In Cyanobacterium stanieri LEGE 03274, one genomic interval encodes:
- a CDS encoding glycosyltransferase family protein, with protein sequence MNCNFSEENNSLTQSLDTSSNFAISSCGNSSSKRWRIVLYSHDTMGLGHKRRNLLIAQNLGLSPLNVDILLITGTNQSNNFSGGDGIDCVTLPALYKNERGSYEAKQWQMSLDEIVKMRSHIILATIQNFKPDILIVDNVPKGAMGELKPTLKYLKKETNTFRILGLRDILDDPKTVYQEWKKAKNEKIIRTYYNEVWIYGDPMIYDAIKEYKFSTDIASKFRYTGYFDQRSRLDFSSNKSNFKLNNKDLALCMVGGGQDGANLALTFAQTILPNNVQGIIITGPFMPKEVQEYLLNIAKNRSNLWVWKYVKEPTFLLKEAKWVISMGGYNSTSEILSFEKRALIIPRINPRREQLIRIQRLQELGLVDMLHPDNLTPDSLAKWLKEEKNTPQVHNYIDFHGLKRIPLYLNSICQQIQHKNSSNKFPMVA encoded by the coding sequence ATGAACTGCAATTTTAGTGAAGAAAATAATTCTTTGACGCAATCTTTAGACACAAGCTCTAATTTTGCGATTTCTAGCTGTGGAAATTCTTCTTCTAAGCGATGGCGGATAGTGCTTTACTCCCATGATACTATGGGTTTAGGGCATAAAAGACGTAATTTATTGATAGCTCAAAATTTGGGGCTTTCTCCTCTGAATGTGGATATTTTACTGATTACGGGTACAAATCAGAGTAATAATTTTAGTGGCGGTGATGGGATTGATTGTGTTACTCTACCTGCTTTGTATAAAAATGAGAGGGGAAGTTATGAGGCAAAACAATGGCAGATGTCTCTTGATGAAATTGTTAAGATGCGATCGCACATTATTCTAGCAACAATTCAAAATTTTAAACCAGATATATTAATAGTTGATAACGTGCCGAAGGGGGCAATGGGAGAGTTAAAACCAACTCTTAAATATTTAAAAAAAGAAACAAATACCTTTAGAATTCTTGGCTTAAGAGATATATTAGACGATCCAAAAACAGTATATCAAGAATGGAAGAAAGCGAAAAATGAGAAGATAATTCGTACCTATTATAATGAAGTATGGATTTATGGAGATCCTATGATTTATGATGCCATTAAAGAGTATAAATTTTCAACGGATATTGCGAGTAAATTTCGTTATACAGGCTACTTTGATCAACGGTCAAGATTAGATTTTAGCTCGAATAAGTCTAACTTTAAACTTAATAATAAAGATTTAGCTTTATGTATGGTTGGTGGAGGGCAAGATGGAGCTAATTTAGCTTTGACTTTTGCACAAACTATTTTACCTAATAATGTTCAAGGGATAATTATTACTGGTCCTTTTATGCCCAAAGAAGTACAAGAATATTTATTAAATATAGCAAAAAATAGATCTAATTTATGGGTGTGGAAATATGTAAAAGAACCTACTTTTCTTTTAAAAGAGGCAAAATGGGTAATTTCTATGGGTGGGTATAATAGCACCAGTGAAATTTTATCTTTTGAAAAAAGAGCTTTAATTATTCCGAGAATTAATCCTCGTCGTGAGCAGTTAATACGCATTCAAAGGTTACAAGAGTTGGGATTAGTGGATATGTTACACCCAGATAATTTAACTCCTGATTCTTTAGCTAAATGGTTAAAAGAAGAAAAAAATACACCTCAAGTACATAATTATATTGATTTTCACGGATTAAAAAGAATTCCCCTATATTTAAATAGTATTTGTCAACAAATACAGCACAAAAACTCATCTAATAAATTTCCAATGGTTGCTTAG
- a CDS encoding mechanosensitive ion channel family protein encodes MNISLEQIFNISPNFQSLLTDIAIVILILGLSYFVLKIAKNLLFRQLKKITRQTKTDLDDQIIEIINKHIIPIGYFIICYLTFKEVEINETILGLSRTFFSVAITFCTSRFLVDLSRVIIRFYSKKYHYSNSIVEKNINALFPAIRVVIWTLAAIFTISNLGFDIGAIIAGLGIGGVALALASQGILQDLFSYFAILFDRPFEISDLVSVDEFTGYVQHIGIKTTRIKALTGEELVLANTDLTSSRLRNYKRMQSRQAKIKLGIIYETDNHLLPQIPEIIEKALMPLENITFDIAYFSGFGDFSLDYEVIYFVHSNNELKIYRKAQHEVNLAIKFAFAEARIQFAYPTALHYLK; translated from the coding sequence ATGAATATTAGTTTGGAGCAGATTTTTAATATTTCTCCTAATTTTCAAAGTTTGCTAACAGATATTGCCATTGTTATCCTAATTTTAGGACTTAGTTATTTTGTTCTAAAAATTGCTAAAAATTTATTATTTAGACAGTTAAAAAAAATTACCCGCCAAACCAAAACAGACTTAGATGATCAAATTATTGAAATTATTAATAAACATATAATTCCCATTGGTTACTTTATTATTTGTTATTTAACCTTTAAGGAAGTTGAAATAAATGAAACAATTTTAGGATTATCTAGGACTTTTTTTAGTGTTGCTATTACTTTTTGTACATCGAGATTTTTAGTTGATTTATCTAGGGTAATTATTAGATTTTATAGTAAAAAATATCATTATTCCAATTCCATTGTCGAGAAAAATATTAACGCCCTTTTTCCTGCTATTAGGGTTGTAATTTGGACATTGGCAGCCATATTTACCATTAGTAATTTAGGTTTTGATATTGGGGCGATTATTGCAGGTTTGGGGATTGGTGGTGTTGCCCTTGCCCTTGCATCCCAAGGAATTTTACAAGATTTATTTAGTTATTTTGCTATTTTATTCGATCGCCCCTTCGAGATTTCTGATTTAGTTTCCGTGGATGAATTTACGGGATATGTACAACACATTGGCATCAAAACCACCAGAATAAAAGCTCTCACAGGGGAAGAATTAGTTTTGGCAAATACAGACTTAACTAGCTCTCGTCTGAGAAATTATAAAAGGATGCAAAGTCGTCAAGCAAAAATAAAATTAGGCATCATTTATGAAACTGATAATCATCTACTGCCCCAAATTCCCGAAATTATCGAAAAAGCCCTTATGCCCTTAGAAAATATTACCTTTGATATTGCTTATTTTTCTGGTTTTGGAGATTTTAGCCTCGACTATGAAGTCATTTATTTTGTCCATAGTAATAATGAGTTAAAAATTTATCGCAAAGCCCAACATGAGGTTAATCTTGCCATCAAATTCGCTTTTGCCGAAGCCAGAATCCAGTTTGCTTATCCTACAGCCCTACATTATCTTAAATGA
- a CDS encoding ABC transporter substrate-binding protein — MSLTLLSGCGDATLVNKTRQQSQITQAILSDPKTFNAVLSQESPNIFGLTYDGLVEENPLTGEIQPALAQSWTFSEDNLNITFTLKENLKWSDGEPLTVDDVVFSYNQLYLNEEIPSNARDSLRVGESRALPTVTKLNDRQVRFTINEPFAPFLESTGLAILPKHILEETVQERDRDGNPLFLSVWGVDTPPDELIVNGRYQLKSYSTSQRVIFTRNPYYWQKDEEGNELPYIEDVVWEIVESTDTSLLQFRSGSLDSIGVSPEYFSLLKREEDKGDFTIYNGGAAYGTTFMAFNLNQGSRNGTPLVTPYKSKWFNNVQFRRAIAHSIDRDRMINNIYRGLGEQQNSPISVQSPFYDPTVEGYEYNPELAKEILMAEGFRYDNNGNLFDADNHPVRFSLLTNAGNRIRESLGSQIKQDLEQIGVIVDFTPIAFNVLVDKLSNSLDWEAHIIGFTGGNEPNGGINLWNPDGNLHLFNQKPQAGREDIQGRVVADWEREIGDLYVQGARELEFERRKQIYDQTQQLAMEYLPLIYLVNPYSLSAVRNRIEGVEYSPLGGAFWNIERLTIADE, encoded by the coding sequence ATGAGTTTAACTTTATTATCGGGGTGTGGTGATGCTACTCTTGTAAATAAGACGAGGCAACAATCTCAGATAACTCAAGCTATTTTAAGTGATCCTAAAACATTCAACGCTGTTTTGTCTCAGGAGTCTCCTAATATTTTTGGTTTAACCTATGATGGATTGGTGGAGGAAAATCCTTTAACGGGGGAAATTCAACCTGCCTTGGCGCAGTCTTGGACTTTTTCGGAGGATAATCTTAATATTACTTTTACTCTCAAGGAAAATTTAAAATGGTCTGATGGTGAACCTTTGACGGTAGATGATGTGGTATTTAGTTATAATCAACTCTATCTGAATGAGGAAATTCCTAGTAATGCAAGGGATAGTTTGAGGGTGGGGGAAAGTCGTGCTTTGCCTACGGTGACGAAGTTAAATGATAGACAGGTGAGGTTTACGATTAATGAACCTTTTGCTCCTTTTTTAGAAAGCACAGGGTTAGCAATTTTACCTAAACATATTTTAGAGGAAACGGTGCAAGAAAGGGATCGGGATGGTAATCCTTTGTTTCTTTCTGTGTGGGGGGTGGATACTCCTCCTGATGAGTTGATTGTTAATGGCCGTTATCAGTTGAAAAGTTATTCTACTTCTCAGCGGGTTATTTTTACGAGAAATCCTTATTATTGGCAGAAGGATGAGGAGGGTAATGAATTACCTTATATTGAAGATGTGGTGTGGGAAATTGTGGAATCGACGGACACTTCTTTGTTACAATTTCGCTCTGGCAGTTTAGATTCTATAGGGGTTTCCCCTGAGTATTTTTCTTTACTTAAACGGGAGGAGGACAAGGGGGATTTTACTATTTATAATGGTGGTGCTGCCTATGGTACTACTTTTATGGCTTTTAATCTCAATCAAGGTTCGAGAAATGGTACTCCTTTGGTGACTCCTTATAAGTCGAAGTGGTTTAATAATGTGCAGTTTAGAAGGGCGATCGCCCATAGCATTGATCGTGATAGAATGATTAATAATATATATAGGGGTTTAGGAGAACAACAAAATTCACCTATTTCGGTGCAGTCACCATTCTACGATCCTACCGTAGAAGGCTACGAATATAACCCTGAATTAGCCAAAGAGATTTTAATGGCTGAAGGATTTAGATATGACAATAACGGTAATCTTTTTGATGCCGACAATCATCCCGTCAGATTTAGCCTTCTTACCAACGCAGGAAACCGCATCAGGGAATCCCTAGGCTCTCAAATTAAGCAAGATTTAGAGCAAATCGGGGTTATCGTTGATTTTACCCCCATCGCTTTTAATGTATTGGTAGATAAACTCAGTAATTCCCTAGATTGGGAAGCCCATATTATTGGTTTTACAGGGGGAAATGAGCCTAACGGGGGCATTAATCTTTGGAATCCTGACGGTAATTTACATCTTTTTAATCAAAAACCCCAAGCAGGAAGGGAAGACATCCAAGGCCGAGTGGTTGCAGACTGGGAAAGGGAAATCGGTGATTTGTATGTACAAGGGGCAAGGGAATTAGAATTTGAGCGTCGTAAGCAAATCTATGATCAAACTCAGCAGTTAGCTATGGAATATTTACCTTTAATATATCTGGTGAATCCTTATTCTTTATCTGCGGTAAGAAATCGCATTGAAGGGGTGGAATACTCTCCCCTTGGTGGTGCTTTTTGGAATATTGAAAGGTTGACTATTGCTGATGAGTAA
- the argB gene encoding acetylglutamate kinase yields the protein MVENRESEYYKESEATRVRVLSEALPYIQKFAGRTIVVKYGGAAMKDDNLKEGVIRDIVFLASVGLNPVVVHGGGPEINVWLTKLGIEPQFKDGLRVTDAQTMDVVEMVLVGRVNKQLVTLINNAGGKAVGICGKDGNLIQARSVNREKVGFVGEVTSVDSSLVDSLVKSGYVPIISSVAADFDGQPHNINADTVAGEIAAALGAEKLILLTDTPGILQDYHDPSTLLYKLSIQDARDLIDQGVVSGGMIPKVTCCVRSLAQGVKAAHIIDGRIPHALLLEIFTDDGIGSMIVP from the coding sequence ATGGTAGAAAACAGGGAAAGCGAATACTATAAAGAGTCCGAGGCAACTAGAGTTAGAGTTTTAAGCGAGGCACTTCCCTATATACAAAAATTTGCAGGACGTACCATCGTTGTGAAATACGGTGGTGCTGCCATGAAAGATGATAATCTCAAAGAAGGAGTAATCAGAGATATTGTTTTTCTCGCCTCCGTGGGTTTAAATCCAGTGGTAGTGCATGGAGGTGGCCCAGAAATTAATGTTTGGTTAACAAAATTAGGTATCGAACCTCAATTCAAAGATGGATTAAGGGTAACAGACGCTCAAACCATGGACGTGGTGGAAATGGTGTTGGTGGGTAGGGTAAATAAACAATTAGTTACCCTGATTAATAACGCTGGGGGAAAAGCCGTTGGTATATGCGGAAAAGATGGTAATCTAATTCAAGCTAGATCGGTAAATCGTGAAAAAGTTGGTTTTGTCGGAGAAGTCACTAGCGTTGATAGCTCTTTAGTAGATTCCCTTGTAAAAAGTGGTTATGTACCCATCATATCTAGTGTCGCAGCGGATTTTGATGGACAACCCCACAATATTAATGCGGATACCGTGGCGGGAGAAATTGCCGCCGCTTTGGGGGCTGAAAAATTAATTTTATTAACCGATACCCCCGGGATTTTGCAGGACTATCATGATCCTTCTACGTTACTATATAAGTTATCAATCCAAGATGCTAGGGACTTAATCGATCAAGGGGTGGTGTCTGGGGGAATGATTCCCAAAGTAACTTGTTGTGTACGCTCTTTAGCCCAAGGGGTAAAAGCGGCTCATATCATTGATGGTAGAATCCCCCATGCTCTATTGTTAGAAATTTTCACTGATGATGGTATTGGTTCAATGATTGTTCCTTAA
- a CDS encoding glycosyltransferase — protein MQEKSHRIGYVVKRYPRYSETFIVNEILAHEKIGLDIEIFALRPPCDSHFQNIISQVKASVSYIKKPTQGRKSAYLNSVNPTAASYFWAELQETAGYIPDIWQRLAFAAGESASVVYQGLWLAREVRLKNITHLHAHFASVATSVARLAAHFADIPYTFTAHAKDIFHDSVNVDDFARKLRDAQSVITVSDYNKNYLTTKYGALGQNVQRIYNGLDVSQFSFQSPDNRLPRIISVGRLVEKKGLSILVDACDLLNRWGCDFECQIIGSGDLHGELHRQILDLNLQYKVSLKGDRPQNEVFKLVQESAVFVAPYIIGKDGNRDGLPTVLLESMALGTPCIATDVTGIPELVIHEKTGLIIPQQDVKSLALAIQKFLIDKDLRVRCAVEARKLIESDFNIYQNSQFLRQNFLGN, from the coding sequence ATGCAAGAAAAATCACATCGTATTGGTTATGTAGTTAAACGTTACCCTCGTTATTCAGAAACTTTTATTGTCAATGAAATTTTAGCCCATGAAAAAATTGGTTTAGATATAGAAATTTTTGCCTTGCGCCCTCCTTGTGATAGTCATTTTCAAAATATTATTTCTCAGGTAAAAGCATCGGTTAGCTATATTAAAAAGCCCACTCAAGGTAGAAAAAGCGCTTACTTAAATAGTGTTAATCCTACGGCGGCGAGTTATTTTTGGGCAGAATTGCAAGAAACGGCGGGATATATTCCTGATATATGGCAGAGGTTAGCTTTTGCGGCGGGGGAGTCTGCTAGTGTGGTTTATCAGGGTTTATGGTTGGCGAGGGAGGTGAGGTTAAAAAATATCACCCATTTACACGCACATTTTGCTTCGGTGGCGACGAGTGTAGCCCGTTTAGCGGCACATTTTGCAGATATTCCTTATACTTTTACTGCCCATGCTAAGGATATTTTCCATGACAGTGTTAATGTTGATGATTTTGCGAGAAAGTTACGGGATGCACAATCTGTTATTACGGTGAGTGACTATAACAAAAATTATTTAACAACAAAATATGGTGCGCTGGGGCAAAATGTGCAACGAATATACAATGGTTTGGATGTTAGTCAATTTTCTTTTCAGTCTCCTGATAATCGTTTACCTCGGATTATTTCTGTGGGGCGTTTGGTGGAGAAAAAGGGTTTGTCTATTCTCGTGGATGCTTGTGATTTGTTAAATCGGTGGGGTTGTGATTTTGAATGTCAGATTATCGGTAGTGGTGATTTACACGGGGAGTTACATCGACAAATTCTTGATCTTAATTTACAGTATAAGGTTAGTTTAAAGGGCGATCGCCCCCAAAATGAAGTTTTTAAATTAGTGCAAGAATCAGCGGTATTTGTCGCACCTTATATCATCGGGAAGGATGGCAATAGGGATGGGTTACCCACTGTATTATTAGAATCTATGGCTTTAGGTACTCCTTGTATCGCCACAGATGTTACAGGAATTCCCGAATTAGTAATCCATGAAAAGACGGGTCTTATCATACCACAACAGGACGTAAAAAGTTTAGCTCTGGCTATACAAAAATTTTTAATAGATAAAGATTTACGGGTAAGGTGCGCTGTAGAGGCACGAAAATTAATCGAATCTGATTTTAATATTTACCAAAATAGTCAATTTTTGCGACAAAATTTCCTTGGTAATTAA
- the ppc gene encoding phosphoenolpyruvate carboxylase, protein MTFTKTSHKEEELSIYSNSELLLRHRLKLIENLWELVLTNECGQHLVDLLEQLKSACSPEGQTSESPKQSVSKWIEQLELDDAIKAVRALALYFQLINIVEQHYEQRNQKIIRSTTTEDQVNGSKMDSVIDKLIEGETEKIVVDSGDKDYSYFEQKPNPASGGTFHWLFPHLQQLNMPPQKIQELLDELDIRLVFTAHPTEIVRHTIRKKQRRISQILERLDGAEESCRAMGLTNSYEAEHFRSRLMDEIQLWWRTDELHQFKPTVLDEVDYALHYFQEVLFDSLPHLSKRLQQALHSTFPKLKAPSHKFCYFGSWVGGDRDGNPFVTPEVTWSTACYQRNLVIEKYLESVAKLNDVLSLSLHWSNVLPELLDSLETDRIKMPDVYDRLYVRYRQEPYRLKLAFIEKKLHNTKARNEALSNPETRKSIKLATKDDNLYPSANDFLDDLKLIKLNLEQTGLNCQELDHLIFQVEIYGFHLAELDFRQDSSRHSDALNEIAQYLGMLDKPYNELSEEEKTAWLVRELKTRRPLVPNPIPFSETTTETIETFKVLRALQGEFGLEICNTYIISMTNYVSDVLEVLLLAKEAGLYDPVIGASTIRIVPLFETVEDLKRSYSVMKELFDLPLYRACLAGGYEEIPTNSQSNLVLPKLTPYNLQEIMLGYSDSNKDSGFMSSNWEIHKAQKVLAKLGKNYGVKIKIFHGRGGSVGRGGGPAYAAILAQPTSTINGRIKITEQGEVLASKYSLPELALYNLETISTAVIQASLLGSGFDDIEPWNEIMEEIAIASRKAYRDLIYEQPDFIDFFLSVTPIEEISKLQISSRPARRKKGKKDISSLRAIPWVFSWTQSRFLLPAWYGVGTALQEFLAKEPEENLKLLRYFYLKWPFFKMVISKVEMTLSKVDLQMASHYVEELAEDEDKERFHKLFSQIAKEYYLSREMVLKINQQERLLDTDPELQRSVQLRNGSIVPLGFLQVSLLKRLRQYANQDKAGLIHFRYSKDELLRGALLTINGIAAGMRNTG, encoded by the coding sequence ATGACTTTTACCAAAACTAGCCATAAAGAAGAAGAACTAAGCATCTACTCTAACTCAGAGTTACTATTGCGCCACCGATTAAAGTTAATTGAGAATTTGTGGGAATTAGTTTTGACCAATGAATGTGGACAGCATTTGGTAGATTTACTAGAACAATTAAAGTCCGCTTGTTCTCCTGAAGGACAAACTTCCGAAAGCCCCAAACAATCTGTTAGTAAATGGATTGAGCAATTAGAGTTAGATGATGCCATCAAGGCTGTACGCGCTTTAGCTCTTTATTTCCAATTAATTAACATTGTCGAGCAACATTACGAACAAAGAAACCAAAAAATTATCCGTAGTACCACCACCGAAGATCAAGTAAATGGTTCTAAAATGGATAGTGTCATTGATAAATTGATTGAGGGCGAAACCGAAAAAATAGTTGTTGATTCTGGGGATAAAGATTATAGTTATTTTGAACAAAAACCCAATCCGGCTAGTGGAGGTACTTTTCATTGGTTATTCCCCCATCTCCAACAGTTGAATATGCCCCCTCAAAAAATTCAAGAATTGTTGGATGAGTTGGATATTCGTTTGGTATTCACAGCGCACCCTACAGAAATTGTCCGTCATACCATTCGCAAAAAACAAAGACGCATTTCCCAAATTTTAGAGCGCTTGGATGGTGCTGAGGAATCTTGTCGCGCCATGGGTTTAACTAATTCTTATGAAGCTGAGCATTTTCGCTCCCGTTTGATGGATGAGATTCAGTTGTGGTGGCGCACCGATGAGTTACACCAGTTTAAGCCCACGGTATTAGATGAGGTGGATTATGCCCTTCACTATTTCCAAGAGGTATTATTTGATAGTTTGCCCCATCTTTCCAAACGATTACAACAGGCTTTACATAGCACTTTTCCTAAATTGAAAGCCCCTAGTCATAAGTTTTGTTATTTTGGCTCTTGGGTAGGGGGCGATCGTGACGGTAACCCTTTTGTAACCCCTGAAGTTACATGGTCAACGGCTTGTTATCAACGTAACCTTGTCATTGAAAAATATTTGGAATCTGTGGCGAAGTTAAATGATGTACTAAGTTTATCGTTACATTGGTCTAATGTTTTGCCAGAATTATTAGATTCCTTGGAAACCGATCGCATCAAGATGCCTGATGTGTATGATAGATTATATGTTCGTTATCGCCAAGAGCCTTACCGCCTCAAATTGGCTTTTATCGAGAAAAAATTACACAACACCAAGGCTCGTAATGAGGCTTTATCGAACCCTGAAACCCGTAAATCCATTAAATTAGCCACCAAGGATGATAACCTTTATCCTAGTGCTAACGACTTCCTAGATGACCTAAAACTGATTAAACTTAACCTTGAGCAAACAGGATTAAACTGTCAAGAATTAGACCATCTTATCTTCCAAGTAGAAATTTATGGTTTTCATCTTGCCGAGTTAGATTTTCGTCAGGATTCTTCTCGCCATTCCGATGCCCTTAACGAAATCGCCCAATATTTGGGAATGTTGGATAAACCCTACAATGAATTAAGCGAGGAGGAAAAAACCGCGTGGCTAGTGAGGGAATTAAAAACCCGTCGCCCCCTTGTGCCTAATCCAATTCCTTTTTCTGAGACTACCACCGAAACCATTGAAACTTTTAAGGTGTTAAGGGCGCTGCAAGGGGAATTTGGTTTAGAAATTTGCAACACCTACATCATCAGTATGACTAACTATGTCAGTGATGTTTTAGAGGTATTATTATTAGCCAAGGAAGCAGGATTGTATGACCCCGTAATTGGAGCTAGTACCATTCGTATAGTGCCTCTATTTGAGACGGTGGAGGACTTAAAAAGATCCTACTCGGTGATGAAAGAATTGTTTGATTTACCCCTTTATCGTGCCTGTTTGGCGGGGGGATATGAGGAAATTCCTACCAATAGTCAGTCTAATTTGGTATTACCGAAGTTAACTCCTTATAACCTCCAGGAGATTATGTTGGGCTACTCTGATAGTAATAAAGATTCAGGGTTTATGAGTAGTAATTGGGAAATCCATAAAGCCCAAAAGGTTTTGGCAAAATTGGGTAAAAATTATGGGGTAAAAATCAAAATTTTCCACGGTAGGGGTGGCTCTGTGGGTAGGGGGGGAGGCCCTGCCTATGCGGCGATTTTGGCTCAACCGACTTCCACCATCAATGGACGTATTAAAATTACTGAACAAGGGGAAGTTTTGGCTTCTAAGTATTCCTTACCAGAGTTGGCTTTGTATAATCTTGAAACCATCAGCACCGCTGTAATTCAGGCTAGTTTGTTGGGTAGTGGGTTTGATGATATTGAGCCTTGGAATGAGATTATGGAAGAAATTGCGATCGCCTCCAGGAAAGCCTATCGAGATTTAATTTACGAACAACCAGACTTTATCGACTTCTTCCTTTCCGTTACCCCCATCGAGGAAATCAGTAAACTCCAAATTAGCTCCCGCCCTGCCCGTCGTAAGAAAGGTAAAAAGGATATTAGCTCCCTACGTGCCATTCCTTGGGTGTTTAGCTGGACTCAAAGCCGTTTCTTGCTCCCTGCTTGGTATGGGGTAGGTACTGCCCTACAGGAATTTTTAGCCAAAGAGCCTGAGGAGAATTTGAAATTATTACGCTATTTTTACCTAAAATGGCCTTTCTTCAAGATGGTAATTTCTAAGGTGGAAATGACCCTTTCTAAAGTAGATTTACAAATGGCAAGTCATTATGTGGAAGAATTGGCGGAGGATGAAGATAAAGAGCGATTCCATAAGCTATTCTCCCAAATTGCCAAGGAATACTATCTGAGTAGAGAAATGGTCTTAAAAATCAATCAACAAGAGCGATTATTGGATACTGATCCCGAATTGCAACGCTCAGTACAGTTGCGTAATGGTTCTATTGTACCCCTTGGCTTCTTGCAAGTATCTTTATTAAAACGTCTGCGTCAATATGCTAATCAAGACAAAGCGGGTTTAATTCATTTCCGTTATAGCAAAGATGAATTATTGCGGGGTGCTTTACTTACCATTAACGGTATCGCCGCAGGAATGCGTAACACGGGTTAA
- a CDS encoding aminoglycoside phosphotransferase family protein, with the protein MNIINKYNLSSDKKMVFLTDILNKDNVESYFNQFLSDLMSKYQLKALEVIRYKPEKRCLIEFTFEGDNSLILIGKIKAKGTDFKTYNLQQKLWENGFNNDCLDQISVPQPFGLIPPWQMWLQKKVSGKVLTDLFNPEMNRQIIEKIPYVIRKLHLANIATVHSHLIVDELSILHQKLPLVLKIYPHWESQIKDILKKCDSLGQLMEENHYLCGIHRDFYFDQIIVDDEHFYLLDLDLYCLGNPSLDMGNFLGHIIEYSLRRYGHFHAFKAQENILENEFISLVGEDKRKEMRIYTILTLVRHIYLSTLFPERQFSTPILFDYCQGLLTDFG; encoded by the coding sequence ATGAATATTATTAATAAGTATAATCTAAGTTCTGATAAGAAAATGGTGTTTCTAACAGACATTTTAAATAAAGATAATGTGGAAAGCTATTTTAATCAATTTTTGTCTGATTTAATGAGTAAGTATCAGTTAAAAGCCTTAGAAGTAATTCGTTATAAACCAGAAAAAAGATGTTTAATTGAGTTTACTTTTGAAGGAGATAATAGTTTAATATTAATTGGTAAAATAAAAGCAAAAGGTACTGATTTTAAAACCTATAATTTACAACAAAAGCTATGGGAAAATGGCTTTAATAATGATTGTTTGGATCAAATTTCTGTGCCTCAACCTTTTGGTTTAATTCCTCCGTGGCAAATGTGGTTACAAAAAAAAGTATCGGGAAAAGTTTTAACAGATTTGTTTAATCCTGAGATGAATAGACAAATTATAGAAAAAATTCCCTATGTTATTCGTAAATTACATTTAGCAAACATAGCCACTGTTCATTCTCATTTGATAGTTGATGAATTGAGTATATTACATCAAAAATTACCTTTAGTTTTAAAGATTTATCCTCATTGGGAGTCTCAAATTAAAGATATTTTGAAAAAGTGTGATTCTCTTGGTCAATTAATGGAAGAAAATCACTATTTATGTGGTATTCATCGTGATTTTTATTTTGATCAGATTATCGTAGATGATGAGCATTTTTATTTATTAGATTTAGATTTATATTGTTTGGGTAATCCTAGCCTTGATATGGGAAATTTTTTGGGACACATAATAGAGTATAGTTTAAGAAGATATGGTCATTTTCACGCTTTTAAGGCTCAGGAAAATATTTTAGAAAATGAGTTTATTTCATTGGTAGGAGAAGACAAAAGAAAGGAGATGAGAATTTATACTATTTTGACGCTGGTAAGGCATATATATCTTAGTACCCTATTTCCTGAGCGTCAGTTTTCAACTCCTATTTTGTTTGATTACTGTCAGGGTTTGTTAACAGATTTTGGTTAA